A single window of Sneathiella limimaris DNA harbors:
- a CDS encoding NAD-dependent succinate-semialdehyde dehydrogenase, with protein sequence MSQVYAEKLTPSDPLDLADPSLFKGFSYVGGEWTNSTSGAVLDVTDPATGQVLGVVPSLSAGDAQKAVSAAEAAFDDWAASLPQERAVFLRRWFDLMRAHKEDLALIMTREQGKPLSECRGEIDYAADFIEFYAEEAKRPNIESVTSHLKGAEIELWREPAGIAALVTPWNFPSAMITRKAAAALAAGCPVVVHPSKETPYSALALAELAERAGFPPGVFNVVTGEAPEIVKAWTDDPRVRVLSFTGSTEIGRLLYRLSANTVKKLVMELGGHAPFIVYEDADLDLAVKCAISAKFATSGQDCLAANRFFVAEPLYAAFCEAFTEATRALTIGPGIEDRDIGPLMNEKAIQKQEEHVEDALFKGARLLLGGKRHFLGPLYYEPTVLANVPDHARILHEETFGPVAAITSFDPERDDIIAKANETEYGLIAYVHTKNARRIYRATRDLQFGMVAVNRTKVTGAPIPFGGVKQSGMGREGARQGMEEFTEIKYVCRDYDVM encoded by the coding sequence ATGTCACAAGTCTATGCAGAAAAACTGACACCATCCGATCCACTGGATTTGGCTGATCCATCCCTCTTCAAGGGGTTTTCCTACGTTGGTGGGGAATGGACCAACTCAACGAGTGGTGCTGTACTGGACGTTACGGATCCAGCTACCGGACAAGTTTTGGGGGTAGTCCCGTCTTTAAGCGCTGGCGATGCGCAAAAAGCGGTGAGCGCTGCAGAAGCGGCATTTGATGATTGGGCCGCTTCCCTGCCACAGGAGCGGGCGGTTTTTCTGAGAAGATGGTTTGATCTGATGAGAGCCCATAAGGAGGATCTCGCCCTTATTATGACCCGTGAACAGGGAAAGCCACTTTCCGAATGCCGCGGGGAAATCGACTATGCGGCTGATTTTATCGAATTTTATGCCGAAGAAGCCAAGCGCCCCAATATTGAAAGCGTTACCTCTCATCTGAAAGGCGCTGAAATTGAACTCTGGCGGGAACCTGCCGGTATTGCGGCCCTTGTCACCCCGTGGAACTTCCCAAGCGCCATGATCACCCGAAAAGCCGCCGCGGCCCTTGCTGCCGGCTGTCCGGTTGTTGTTCATCCCTCCAAGGAAACACCCTATTCTGCCCTCGCCCTTGCTGAGCTTGCGGAACGGGCAGGCTTTCCGCCGGGTGTCTTTAACGTAGTCACCGGAGAGGCCCCGGAGATTGTCAAAGCCTGGACAGATGATCCGCGCGTTCGTGTTCTCTCCTTCACCGGCTCAACCGAGATCGGACGCCTGCTGTATCGGCTGTCAGCGAACACGGTCAAAAAACTGGTCATGGAATTGGGCGGGCATGCGCCGTTCATCGTTTATGAGGATGCGGATCTGGACCTTGCCGTGAAATGCGCCATCTCTGCCAAGTTTGCAACTTCCGGCCAGGATTGCCTCGCCGCCAACCGGTTTTTCGTGGCTGAGCCGTTATATGCAGCTTTTTGCGAAGCCTTCACCGAAGCCACCCGTGCCCTGACAATCGGTCCTGGCATTGAAGACAGGGATATCGGCCCCCTGATGAATGAAAAGGCAATCCAGAAACAGGAAGAGCATGTGGAGGATGCCCTATTCAAGGGAGCACGCCTTCTGCTTGGGGGTAAGCGCCATTTTCTGGGTCCGCTCTATTATGAGCCAACAGTGCTCGCCAATGTGCCCGATCATGCTAGGATCCTGCACGAAGAAACCTTTGGCCCTGTTGCCGCCATTACGTCCTTCGATCCGGAGCGTGACGACATCATCGCCAAGGCGAACGAAACCGAATACGGCCTGATCGCCTATGTGCATACCAAAAATGCCCGTCGCATTTACCGGGCAACGCGGGATTTGCAGTTTGGCATGGTCGCCGTCAACCGCACCAAGGTGACTGGCGCCCCGATCCCCTTTGGCGGCGTGAAGCAGTCCGGCATGGGCCGTGAAGGCGCCCGTCAGGGCATGGAAGAATTTACAGAGATTAAGTATGTTTGCCGCGACTACGACGTGATGTGA
- a CDS encoding aspartate aminotransferase family protein, translating to MKTNDQLDKWDRENFFHPSTHLGQFARGEAPNRIVTGGKGVYIQDRNDNKLLDAFAGLYCVNVGYGRTEIADAIATQAKELAYYHAYVGHGTEASITLSKMILDRAPDHMSKVYFGLSGSDANETNIKLVWYYNNILGRPEKKKIISRWRGYHGSGLMTGSLTGLELFHKKFDLPLAQVIHTEAPYYLRRSDAAMSEEEFSADCAKKLEELILAEGPDTVAAFIGEPALGTGGLVPPPAGYWAAIQEVLNKYDILLIADEVVTGFGRLGSMFGSEHYGLKPDLITIAKGLTSAYAPLSGSIVGDKMWDVLMQGTDENGPIGHGWTYSAHPIGAAAGVANLELVDKLGLVENAGKTGAAMKAMMQDALGDHKNVAEIRGEGLLIALELAEDPEARKFFDPAKTIGAKVAAALLKRGVIARAMPQGDILGFAPPLCITEDEAKIVVDAAAEAVTEVLG from the coding sequence ATGAAAACCAACGATCAACTCGACAAATGGGACCGCGAGAATTTTTTCCATCCGTCCACACATCTGGGGCAGTTTGCCCGCGGTGAAGCCCCTAACCGGATTGTTACCGGTGGTAAGGGTGTGTATATCCAGGATCGGAACGACAATAAGCTGCTTGATGCCTTCGCAGGACTTTACTGCGTGAATGTGGGCTATGGCCGGACAGAAATTGCCGATGCCATTGCAACGCAGGCAAAAGAGCTTGCCTATTACCATGCCTATGTGGGGCATGGCACAGAAGCGTCCATCACCCTGTCCAAAATGATCCTCGACCGCGCACCGGATCACATGAGCAAGGTTTACTTTGGTCTCTCCGGCTCGGACGCGAACGAGACCAATATCAAGCTGGTCTGGTACTATAACAATATTCTCGGACGGCCAGAGAAGAAGAAGATCATCTCCCGCTGGCGGGGCTATCATGGCTCGGGCCTGATGACAGGCTCCTTGACCGGGCTTGAGCTATTCCACAAGAAGTTCGATCTGCCCCTGGCGCAAGTTATTCATACAGAAGCGCCTTACTACCTCCGCCGCAGTGACGCCGCCATGAGCGAAGAAGAATTCTCCGCTGATTGCGCGAAAAAGCTGGAAGAGCTGATCCTCGCCGAAGGACCGGATACCGTTGCCGCCTTTATTGGGGAGCCTGCCCTTGGTACTGGTGGACTGGTTCCACCCCCTGCCGGATATTGGGCGGCTATTCAGGAAGTCCTCAATAAATACGATATCCTGCTGATTGCGGACGAAGTAGTCACTGGTTTTGGTCGCCTCGGCAGCATGTTCGGCAGTGAGCATTATGGCCTTAAGCCAGATCTCATCACCATTGCCAAGGGTCTCACTTCTGCCTACGCGCCGCTCTCCGGCTCCATCGTCGGGGATAAAATGTGGGACGTCCTGATGCAGGGCACGGATGAAAATGGTCCGATCGGGCACGGCTGGACTTACTCTGCCCACCCAATTGGCGCTGCAGCAGGCGTTGCCAATCTGGAACTGGTGGACAAGCTCGGGCTTGTTGAGAACGCCGGTAAAACCGGAGCCGCCATGAAAGCCATGATGCAGGATGCACTCGGCGATCACAAAAACGTCGCTGAAATCCGCGGCGAAGGCCTGCTGATTGCATTGGAACTCGCCGAAGATCCAGAAGCGCGCAAATTCTTTGACCCCGCCAAAACCATCGGCGCCAAAGTTGCCGCAGCGCTCCTCAAACGCGGTGTAATCGCTAGGGCGATGCCGCAAGGGGATATCCTCGGCTTTGCTCCGCCGCTCTGCATCACCGAAGACGAAGCCAAAATCGTCGTCGATGCTGCCGCGGAAGCCGTCACGGAAGTGCTGGGATAA
- a CDS encoding SixA phosphatase family protein — translation MPKQVTLMRHAKSSWEDYSLSDYDRPLAPRGKKAAPRMGKYMLENKISPDVVLCSPAQRTKETLARVQTAFGGDFNICYDKMIYSAGMGHGLIELLHQLEDSYDHALIVGHNPAMQELALSLVNWIASRESEVQHFIRRKFSTGAIASMQFNSDNWKDVGLARGHLTHFMTPKLLG, via the coding sequence ATGCCAAAGCAAGTGACATTGATGCGCCACGCCAAATCCAGTTGGGAGGATTATTCCTTGAGCGACTACGACCGACCGCTCGCCCCGCGGGGTAAAAAGGCTGCGCCGCGGATGGGCAAATATATGTTGGAAAACAAAATCTCCCCCGATGTTGTTCTCTGCTCACCGGCGCAAAGAACCAAGGAAACTCTGGCTCGGGTGCAGACGGCTTTTGGTGGTGATTTCAATATCTGCTATGACAAGATGATCTATTCCGCCGGGATGGGGCATGGACTGATAGAGCTCCTCCATCAGTTGGAGGATAGCTATGATCATGCCCTGATCGTCGGCCACAACCCGGCCATGCAGGAACTGGCGCTGTCATTGGTCAACTGGATCGCCAGCCGGGAATCCGAGGTCCAGCATTTCATCCGCCGTAAATTTTCGACCGGCGCTATAGCCAGCATGCAATTCAACTCAGATAACTGGAAAGACGTGGGCCTCGCCCGCGGCCATCTCACCCACTTCATGACCCCGAAATTGCTGGGGTGA